A section of the Papio anubis isolate 15944 chromosome 16, Panubis1.0, whole genome shotgun sequence genome encodes:
- the BANF2 gene encoding barrier-to-autointegration factor-like protein, translating into MDHMSPRLRAFLSEPIGEKDVCWVDGVSHELAINLVTKGINKAYILLGQFLLMHKNEAEFQRWLICCCGATECEAQQSSNCLKEWCACFL; encoded by the exons ATGGACCacatgtctcccaggctgagagCCTTCCTCTCTGAACCCATTGGAGAAAAGGATGTCTGCTGGGTGGATGGGGTCAGCCATGAGCTCGCAATCAATTTGGTCACCAAAGGTATCAACAAG GCCTACATCCTGCTGGGACAATTCCTTCTGATGCACAAGAATGAAGCCGAGTTTCAGAGGTGGCTCATCTGCTGTTGTGGTGCCACTGAGTGTGAGGCCCAGCAGAGTTCTAACTGCCTCAAGGAGTGGTGCGCCTGCTTCCTGTAG